The following DNA comes from Croceicoccus sp. YJ47.
GCCGCGTCATGGGCCGCCGAAAATTGCGCCATTTCCCGCGACGGATCGAAATCCCGCTCGATCAGCCGGACATCGCGCACCGGGCTATCCACCGCTGACGGGTGGGAGGAAGGCGAGCTCGTCCCCGTCGCCCGCGCGCCAGTCGTCCCCGGCGACGATGACGCCGTTCAGCGCGATCTTCGTGGTGGGATCGCCGATCTGCGCCGCGAAATCCGCGTCAAACTGCGCGCAAATCTGCGAAAGCGTGAGCGGCGCGGCGACGTCGATGTGCCGCTGAGGCCCGCCGGCCACATCTTCGAAGCCGGCCCAGGAACAACAGTGTCAGCATGAACTCAGCCGCCGGTCATCGACATGTGGCGGGCGAGCGCGGGGGCCTCGCCCGATTTGCGGATGGCGAAATGGTGGCGTTCCGGCTTGATCGCCATGGCCAGGTTCAATGCGTCGTCGAGCGCGCGATCGGGATCGTCCGACCGGACCGCGGCGCGCAGGTCGACCTGCTCCTGCCCGCCGAGACAGGCGTAGAGCTGTCCCGTGGCGGTCACGCGCACCCGGTTGCACCCGGCGCAAAAATTCTGCGTCAGCGGCGTGATGAGGCCGAGCCGCCCGCCCGTCTCCGCAATGTCCCAGTAGCGCGCCGGGCCGCCGGTGCGGTGCCCGCTCTCGCGCAGCGTCCAGCGCCGGTTCAATTCGTCCTGTATCACGGTGAGCGGCAGGTAATGGTCGATCCGCTCGCCATCCACCTCGCCCAGCGGCATGACCTCGATCAGGGTAATGTCGTGCCCCTCGCCATGGGCCCAGGCGATGATGTCGGGAATTTCCGACTCGTTGATACCCTTCAAGGCGACCGTGTTGAGCTTGACCCGAAGCCCGGCCTGTTTCGCCGCCGCGATGCCCGCCAACACGTCGTCGAGCCGGTCCCGCCGCGACAGCTCCGCGAATGTGCGCGCATCGAGCGTATCGAGCGAAACATTCACGCGCCGCACGCCCGCATCGGCCAGCCCGTCCGCAAATTCGGCAAGCCGCGTCGCATTGGTCGTGAGCGTCAGTTCATCGAGCCCGTCGCCGAGCCGCCGCCCCAGCGCGCGGGTCAGTTCCATCATGTCCCGCCGCACCAGCGGTTCGCCGCCGGTCAGCCGGATCTTGCGCACGCCGCGGTCGATGAAGCCCAGCGCCACGCGGTGCAATTCCTCGAGGCTGAGCACGTCCTTGCGTGGCAGGAACTGCATCCGTTCGGGCATGCAATACTGACAGCGAAGGTCGCACCGGTCGGTCACCGACAGGCGCAGATAGGTGATGGCCCGTTGAAACTGGTCCACCAGCGGGGCATTTCGGATCGTCGGTTCGGGCTTGGCCATGCGGTCCGTTCTGTCACAAGAGGCACGCGAAGGCAAAACGTGAAGCCGCCTACCCTGCGCGTATCAATTGCCCGGTGACGCCTTCGTTCCCGTCGAGAAAGGCGATGGTCGCCGCGATCGCCTCCTCATCCGCGTTTTCCTGCGCCGGCGCGACTCCGTTTACCCGGCGTGGGGCATGGCGCCGGGCCAGCGCGGCAATCGCCTCCACCCGCCAGCGATGGGGCTTTTCCTCCGCATGGGAAAAACGGATGGTCAGCACATCCGTCGTATTGAGCGCATTTTCGATATGCGGGAGATGATAGTCGTGAAACCGCGCCGCGGCGGAGAGCGGCTCCGCGCCGGAAAGATCGGCGGTATAGACCAGCCCCCGCATTACCGGCGGTCGCGGACGAGCGTCATGCCGATCTTCTCGTCATGTTCGGCAATGGCGAGCTTCACGATCTTGACCGTGACCTGCTCCACCCGGTCATCCTGAAGGAAGAGCGTTTCGCAGATATGGTCGGCCACCGCCTCGATCAGCTTGAAATGCACGCCTTCGGGCAGGGCTTCGCTCGCCGCGAATTTCAGGTCCATGTAGTTCTTGCTCGCGTCGAGCGGGGTGTCGGGCTCGAACCGGTCCGGCACTTTCATTCGTACGGCGAGCGAAATGCGGAGCGGCTGCGGCTTTCCCGTCTCCTCCGAATAGATGCCGGTCAGGACATCGACGACGAGATCGGACACTTCGAGCGTGAGCGAATCGGTCATGAGCAATCAGCCTTCGTTGGACCAGCGGGCATAGATCGCGGTCGGCAGGATCCGCCCCGCCTGTCCTGCGACGCCTTCCTCCCGCACGGCGAGGTCGCCATGTTCGACGCAGCCCGGCAGATCGCCGAAATGTTCGGCCAGCAATCCTGCCAGCGAGAGCGAGGACATGCGCACGGCATAGGCGGTGAGGAACAGGAAACGCGAATTGCCATCGATCAATTGCCGGCAATCGGCGACGAGACCGGGCAGCCCATCCTCGATCCGCCAGACCTCGCCATTGGGGCCGCGCCCGAATTTCGGGGGGTCGAGAATGATACCATCATACCGCCGTTCGCGCCGCACCTCGCGCGCGGCGAACTTGGCGGCATCGTCGATCAGCCAGCGCACCGGCCGGTCCTCCATCGCCGAAAGCGCGGCGTTTTCGCGTGCCTGCGCCACGGATTTCTTGGACGCATCGACATGCGTGACCCGCCCCCGCCGCGCGAGCGAAAGCGACCCGACGCCGGTATAGCCGAACAGGTTCAGCGTCTGCGGATCGGGCATCCCGTCCAGCTGCGCGTCCATCCATTCCCACACCGGCGCCATGTCGGGAAAAAAGCCCAAATGCCGGAACGGGGTACATTGCGCATTGAACCGGATGCCATTCCACTCCAGCGTCCAGCCATCGCGCGGCACGCGGCCATCGAATTGCCAGCGCCCGCCGCCATCCTCGTCCGAGGCGGGCACGAATTCACCATGCGCGTCCCATTGCGCGAGGCGCGGCGTCCACATCGCCTGCGGTTCGGGGCGGATGAACCGGTAATCGCCATAGGCTTCGAGCTTGCGCCCGTGCCCGCTGTCGAGCAGGCGAAATCCGTCCCACCCCTCGCCCAGCATGAGGCCGGGCCGTTCCGTCAACACCGCCATTACGCGGGGTCTGCGCTGACCGTGGCGCGCTCTGCGACATAGGAGGCGATGGCGTCGTATTCGCCCGAAAGCACGTCGTAGCGTTCCTCCCGCTCGTGCAGGTCGGCGAGGCGTTCCGGCAGCACCGGATCGACGCCGGTGGCGGCCTTTACCGCCGGGCCGAACTTGGCCGGATGCGCGGTGGCGAGCGTGACGACCGGGACATGCGCCGGCAGATCGGCGGCGCGCGCGGCGTAGAGGCCGATCGCGGTATGCGGATCGATCACCTCGCCCGCGGCGTCATGCGCCCATCGCATCGCGGCATTCATCGCATCGGCATCCACCCGCGCACTGGAAAACAGGGCGGCGGCCCCTTCACGCTGCGCATTGGTGAGCTGCATCGCGCGGGCGCCATCGAAACCGCGCATCTGCTCCGCCATGGCGGCGCCGTCGCGCCCGCCTGCATCAAACAGCAGCCGCTCGAAATTCGAGCTGACCTGAATGTCCATAGAGGGGGCGTCGGTGGGCGTGACGCCCTGCGCCGAATAATCGCCCGATGCGATCGCGCGGTGCAGGATGTCGTTCACGTTCGTCGCGACGATCAGCCGCTCGACCGGAAGGCCCATGCGCGCCGCGACATAGCCTGCGAACACATCGCCGAAATTGCCGGTTGGCACGCTGAACGCGATTTTCCGGTGCGGCGCGCCAAGCGCCACGGCGGCGGTGAAGTAATACACCACCTGCGCCATGAGCCGCGCCCAGTTGATGGAGTTCACCGCGCTGATCCGGAAACGGCCGGTCATGGCGGTGTCGCCGAACATGCGCTTTACCGTGGCCTGTGCATCGTCGAAGCTGCCGTCGATGGCGATGTTGTGAATGTTGCGGGCGAGCACCGTCGTCATCTGCCGCCGCTGCACCTCCGACACGCGGCCGCGCGGGTGCAGCATGAACACGTCCACATGCGCACGGTAAGCAAGCGCCTCGATCGCGGCGGACCCGGTATCGCCCGAGGTTGCGCCCACCACGGTCAGATGCCGGTCGCCATCTTTCAAAAATTCCTCGAACAGCAGGCCGAGCAATTGCAGCGCGACGTCCTTAAACGCCAGTGTCGGTCCGTGAAACAGTTCGAGCAGCCATTGCCGCTCGTCGAGCTGCTTGATCGGCGCGACCGCGGCATGCGCGAACCGGCCATAGGCAGCCTCGCACAATTCGAGCAGGCGTTCAGGCGCCAGCGATGCGCCGACGAACGGCGCCATGACGCGGGCGGCCACCTGCGCATAGGGGAGGCCCGCCATCGCGGCGATGTCATCGTGGGTGAACTGCGGCCACTCGCAGGGGATGAACAACCCCCCGTCGCTCGCCAGCCCGGCCAGCGTGACACCCTTGAAATCGAGCGGCGATGCCCCGCCCCGTGTGCTGATATAATCCATGCGCCGCGCGATTACCTCCCGTCATCCTTGCGCGCAAGCCGTGCACGCAGGGCCAGCCCATAGATGACGAGCGCCGTCGCGGCGAAGAAGAACCATTGCACCATGTAGGAGATATGATTGTTGGGCAGATTGTGCGGATCGGGCCGGGCCAGCGGTGCGAGCCCGGCCTGCGGCGGATCGGCGACGAGCCGGACCCCCATGCCCATGCCGGCGCCACGGTCCCGGTCACAACGCCGCCGTCCCAGGGCCGAACCCCGGGCTGCAGGACCCAGCCCAGCATGACCTCCGCCTCCCCGCCCCCGCGAAGGCGGCATTGCGCGACCTGGCCCCATCCCTTGCGCCCGTCGCGCGCGGTGGCGCCGATTGCGCCCTGCTCGACCACCTCGGCGCAATCGACCTGGCTTTGCCGGTAAAGCGCCGCCTCGCTCGCGGTTTCGCTTTGCGGGAAGGGAACGGGCTCGCTTCGGCCCTGCGCCTGCTCGTAATAGGCGATGATGGCGGTCTTTTCCTGCGCCCGGCGATATTGCCAGATGCCGAGCGCGAACATCACGGCGACCGCCACGCCAACCACCAATGTCGCGAATACGGGTATGCGGCGCATCATTCCCCGCCGCCGTCACCGCGCGATTGCGCCTCGCGCGCGCCGCGCCGATATTCCACGATCAGCAACGCGCCCTTCGCGAGCCGAAGGCCATAGACCACCATCGCGATCGTCAACGGCACCCAGAGAATGACGTGAACCCAGAACGGCGGGTGAAGCATCTGATCCACGACGATGGCGAGGATCGCCATCACCGCGCCGACGATCAGGGTGAGGAAACCGGCGGGCCCGTCGCCGACGTTGAAGCGGGAATAATCAAGC
Coding sequences within:
- the thrC gene encoding threonine synthase — encoded protein: MDYISTRGGASPLDFKGVTLAGLASDGGLFIPCEWPQFTHDDIAAMAGLPYAQVAARVMAPFVGASLAPERLLELCEAAYGRFAHAAVAPIKQLDERQWLLELFHGPTLAFKDVALQLLGLLFEEFLKDGDRHLTVVGATSGDTGSAAIEALAYRAHVDVFMLHPRGRVSEVQRRQMTTVLARNIHNIAIDGSFDDAQATVKRMFGDTAMTGRFRISAVNSINWARLMAQVVYYFTAAVALGAPHRKIAFSVPTGNFGDVFAGYVAARMGLPVERLIVATNVNDILHRAIASGDYSAQGVTPTDAPSMDIQVSSNFERLLFDAGGRDGAAMAEQMRGFDGARAMQLTNAQREGAAALFSSARVDADAMNAAMRWAHDAAGEVIDPHTAIGLYAARAADLPAHVPVVTLATAHPAKFGPAVKAATGVDPVLPERLADLHEREERYDVLSGEYDAIASYVAERATVSADPA
- the moaA gene encoding GTP 3',8-cyclase MoaA: MAKPEPTIRNAPLVDQFQRAITYLRLSVTDRCDLRCQYCMPERMQFLPRKDVLSLEELHRVALGFIDRGVRKIRLTGGEPLVRRDMMELTRALGRRLGDGLDELTLTTNATRLAEFADGLADAGVRRVNVSLDTLDARTFAELSRRDRLDDVLAGIAAAKQAGLRVKLNTVALKGINESEIPDIIAWAHGEGHDITLIEVMPLGEVDGERIDHYLPLTVIQDELNRRWTLRESGHRTGGPARYWDIAETGGRLGLITPLTQNFCAGCNRVRVTATGQLYACLGGQEQVDLRAAVRSDDPDRALDDALNLAMAIKPERHHFAIRKSGEAPALARHMSMTGG
- a CDS encoding Rossmann fold domain-containing protein; translated protein: MRGLVYTADLSGAEPLSAAARFHDYHLPHIENALNTTDVLTIRFSHAEEKPHRWRVEAIAALARRHAPRRVNGVAPAQENADEEAIAATIAFLDGNEGVTGQLIRAG
- a CDS encoding class I SAM-dependent methyltransferase, with product MAVLTERPGLMLGEGWDGFRLLDSGHGRKLEAYGDYRFIRPEPQAMWTPRLAQWDAHGEFVPASDEDGGGRWQFDGRVPRDGWTLEWNGIRFNAQCTPFRHLGFFPDMAPVWEWMDAQLDGMPDPQTLNLFGYTGVGSLSLARRGRVTHVDASKKSVAQARENAALSAMEDRPVRWLIDDAAKFAAREVRRERRYDGIILDPPKFGRGPNGEVWRIEDGLPGLVADCRQLIDGNSRFLFLTAYAVRMSSLSLAGLLAEHFGDLPGCVEHGDLAVREEGVAGQAGRILPTAIYARWSNEG
- a CDS encoding DUF983 domain-containing protein → MTDTPEDGPGPRSPASLIKAAALGECPRCAAPTMFRGAVQFADKCGHCGLDYSRFNVGDGPAGFLTLIVGAVMAILAIVVDQMLHPPFWVHVILWVPLTIAMVVYGLRLAKGALLIVEYRRGAREAQSRGDGGGE
- a CDS encoding dihydroneopterin aldolase; translation: MTDSLTLEVSDLVVDVLTGIYSEETGKPQPLRISLAVRMKVPDRFEPDTPLDASKNYMDLKFAASEALPEGVHFKLIEAVADHICETLFLQDDRVEQVTVKIVKLAIAEHDEKIGMTLVRDRR
- a CDS encoding MoaD/ThiS family protein; translated protein: MAGGPQRHIDVAAPLTLSQICAQFDADFAAQIGDPTTKIALNGVIVAGDDWRAGDGDELAFLPPVSGG
- a CDS encoding SURF1 family cytochrome oxidase biogenesis protein, translating into MGMGVRLVADPPQAGLAPLARPDPHNLPNNHISYMVQWFFFAATALVIYGLALRARLARKDDGR